From Blastocatellia bacterium, a single genomic window includes:
- a CDS encoding carboxypeptidase-like regulatory domain-containing protein, translated as MSRIIARGRLEQCRDCRAAITVAIVSWWLIGFCFVGQPVVLAQWIEPIELGESSVQRIPRQPLPQAGDLQGLVTGPSTTPIPGVAIKLRHLTTGKTFLRLTDGDGIFRVLDVPPGEYELQADKSGFVSVVQQHLRIVAGEVLTLCVQMKPATLPPARIERLPYQPLLKPESDGSLVVTEEPGSEASYVRRATDERPAEARPTPVLPLDVSEIITPVDPPIGYTGSGSRPRRGQKTDRVADRWRLGWPDWDRQTGYEAPYHRGRPYDPYNQNVLKGDYPIIGQNVFAIVTGSSETLTEARRLYIPSPPSAAEAGSEDFFGRGEMFFLRQNFELTFELFRGSTAFKPQDWVFRITPVFNINYLNTRENGVVNIDVRRGTNRLDGHVGLQELFGEIKLADSPPGLIGFFRGLFKRDKSPYFDFTSLRVGIQKFNSDFRGFIFREQNMGYRLFGNNHNNLYQWNLAYFTQLDKDTNSELNTVFQSRHQNVAVFNMYRQDFIVKGYTIQGSIHYNDDHAGHRDKGGLHFNRNNFLERPAPIGGFRPHNLNIVYLGIAGDGHIGRLNLTHAFYQALGEDDFNPIANRRVDVNAQMAAVEASVDRDWLRLKSSFFWSSGDDRPTDRRARGFDTIFDEPVFAGGEFSFWNRQGLRLTGTGVGLVQPNSLIPSLRTSKGEGQSNFVNPGLFLFNMGTDLELTPKLRSLVNVNLLWFHHTEPIEQLLYQAPIRRFIGTDYSIGVQYRPLLNNNIILKGGVAALVPGNGLKDIFNSRVLYVAFASTRFTF; from the coding sequence ATGAGTCGAATAATCGCAAGAGGTCGGCTTGAGCAATGCCGGGATTGCCGAGCCGCTATCACGGTGGCGATTGTTTCGTGGTGGTTGATTGGATTTTGCTTCGTCGGTCAACCAGTTGTCCTGGCGCAATGGATTGAGCCGATTGAGTTGGGAGAGTCCTCCGTACAGCGCATTCCGCGTCAGCCGCTACCGCAAGCAGGTGATTTGCAGGGATTGGTGACCGGTCCTTCGACAACGCCGATTCCCGGCGTTGCGATCAAACTGAGGCATTTGACCACAGGCAAAACATTTTTGCGGTTGACCGATGGTGATGGCATTTTTCGTGTGCTTGATGTGCCGCCGGGTGAGTATGAGCTCCAAGCCGACAAAAGCGGGTTTGTGTCCGTAGTCCAGCAGCATCTGCGGATTGTTGCCGGAGAGGTTCTGACGCTCTGTGTGCAGATGAAACCGGCAACGTTGCCGCCAGCGCGCATCGAGCGATTGCCTTATCAGCCGCTGCTGAAGCCGGAAAGCGACGGCTCGCTCGTGGTGACTGAGGAGCCTGGCTCTGAAGCCTCCTATGTTCGACGTGCAACCGATGAACGGCCTGCTGAGGCACGGCCCACGCCGGTTCTCCCGTTGGACGTAAGCGAAATTATCACGCCGGTTGATCCGCCCATTGGTTACACAGGCTCGGGCAGTCGTCCTCGGCGCGGCCAGAAGACCGATCGCGTCGCCGACCGCTGGCGGCTGGGCTGGCCCGATTGGGATCGGCAAACCGGCTACGAAGCGCCCTACCATCGGGGCCGACCCTATGACCCATATAATCAGAATGTGCTCAAAGGCGATTATCCGATCATCGGGCAAAACGTGTTCGCGATTGTGACAGGTTCGAGCGAAACGCTGACGGAGGCGCGTCGGCTCTACATTCCTAGCCCACCGAGCGCCGCCGAAGCGGGCAGCGAAGACTTCTTCGGTCGCGGCGAGATGTTTTTCCTGCGACAAAATTTTGAACTGACCTTTGAGTTGTTTCGCGGCAGCACGGCGTTTAAGCCGCAGGATTGGGTATTTCGTATCACGCCGGTGTTCAACATCAATTATCTGAACACGCGAGAAAACGGTGTGGTCAATATAGACGTTCGTCGCGGGACCAATCGGCTGGATGGCCACGTGGGATTGCAGGAACTGTTTGGCGAAATCAAGCTGGCTGACTCGCCGCCTGGCTTGATTGGTTTTTTTCGCGGCCTATTCAAACGCGATAAAAGCCCCTATTTCGATTTCACCTCGCTACGCGTCGGTATCCAGAAATTCAATAGTGATTTTCGTGGGTTCATCTTTCGCGAGCAGAATATGGGCTATCGGTTGTTTGGCAACAATCATAACAATCTCTATCAATGGAACCTGGCCTATTTCACGCAACTAGACAAAGACACCAACAGCGAGCTCAACACCGTCTTTCAATCGCGTCATCAGAATGTGGCCGTCTTCAACATGTACCGGCAAGATTTCATTGTCAAAGGCTATACCATTCAGGGCAGCATTCATTACAACGACGATCACGCCGGTCATCGTGACAAAGGCGGGTTGCACTTCAATCGAAACAATTTCCTTGAGCGGCCTGCGCCGATTGGCGGGTTTAGGCCGCATAATTTGAACATCGTCTATCTGGGCATCGCCGGCGATGGTCACATTGGCCGGTTGAATCTAACGCATGCCTTCTATCAGGCGCTGGGCGAAGATGATTTCAATCCGATTGCCAATCGCCGTGTTGATGTCAATGCGCAGATGGCCGCTGTTGAAGCCTCGGTGGATCGCGATTGGTTGCGATTGAAAAGTTCCTTCTTCTGGTCATCCGGCGATGACCGGCCGACAGATCGTCGCGCGCGCGGGTTTGATACCATCTTTGACGAGCCGGTGTTTGCCGGCGGCGAATTTAGTTTTTGGAATCGTCAGGGCCTTCGTCTGACCGGCACCGGCGTCGGACTGGTTCAACCCAATAGCTTGATTCCCAGCCTGCGCACGAGCAAGGGGGAAGGGCAATCGAATTTCGTCAATCCCGGCCTGTTTTTGTTCAATATGGGAACCGATCTGGAGCTCACGCCAAAGCTCCGCTCGCTGGTCAATGTGAATTTGTTGTGGTTCCATCACACGGAGCCGATTGAGCAGTTGCTCTATCAAGCGCCGATTCGGCGTTTCATCGGCACGGATTACAGCATTGGCGTGCAGTATCGCCCGCTGCTGAACAATAACATTATCTTGAAAGGCGGCGTGGCGGCGCTGGTGCCTGGCAATGGATTGAAGGATATTTTCAATTCGCGTGTGCTCTACGTCGCATTTGCGAGCACGCGGTTCACGTTTTGA
- a CDS encoding heme-binding protein, with the protein MKRTLFTASLVIIALLLAEKSRHDAQTGSPILTASDVQQLIGRAARALADPTMVIAVTDRAGRILGVFRKPQAPQLALGNFGRMVNANDLAVALARTGAFFSNDQAPLSSRTVRFISGIHFPPGIAFTPNAALYGIENTNRGCPLDPELDTLIPRARALDGGFGLGIITGKADLLDTIPYPDALNPGGIPIFKQGRVVGGIGVVLGARGERVTQAELVAFTAACPFIASALPLPSPGVIFLDGIRLPFAVINGQELPPIPSSFQCPAGSTVDVSNFPQPGEGSYVVMPRDGGIVPDGWLLGPRDGLGLTRDEVRRIIQQAVERAERTRAAIRLPAGSRARFVIAVGDVSGRMLGVFRMADATVFSIDVAVTKARNVVYFSSSSVDPRDMPGVPPGTAVTNRTISFGAQPLYPPGIGPGRGPFDPTAAGPFFDLYQRDTNSLCTQGHQPPNASQSGVVFFPGAVPLYRDGQLIGGLGISGDGVEQDDYVAAAGAVGFEPPAQIRADNVIVRGVRLPYLKFPRNPER; encoded by the coding sequence ATGAAGCGAACGCTTTTCACAGCCAGCCTGGTGATCATTGCGCTGCTGTTGGCTGAAAAGAGTCGCCACGATGCCCAAACCGGTTCGCCGATATTGACCGCCAGCGATGTCCAGCAACTGATCGGACGGGCTGCGCGGGCGCTGGCTGACCCAACGATGGTCATCGCCGTCACCGACCGGGCCGGGCGGATTCTTGGCGTGTTCCGCAAGCCGCAAGCGCCGCAGCTTGCGCTGGGCAATTTTGGCCGGATGGTCAACGCCAACGACCTGGCTGTCGCGCTGGCTCGCACAGGCGCGTTTTTCAGTAACGATCAAGCGCCGCTCTCATCACGCACAGTGCGCTTCATCAGCGGCATTCACTTCCCGCCGGGGATTGCGTTCACACCCAACGCTGCGCTCTACGGCATCGAGAACACCAATCGAGGCTGCCCCCTCGATCCAGAACTTGACACCCTCATTCCGCGCGCGCGGGCGCTGGACGGCGGTTTCGGCTTGGGCATCATCACCGGCAAGGCCGATCTGCTGGACACAATTCCCTACCCTGATGCGCTCAATCCGGGCGGCATACCGATCTTCAAACAGGGGCGGGTCGTCGGCGGCATCGGCGTGGTGCTCGGCGCGCGCGGCGAGCGCGTGACGCAAGCTGAACTGGTAGCATTCACGGCAGCGTGCCCGTTTATCGCCTCAGCTTTGCCGTTGCCGTCGCCTGGGGTCATTTTCCTTGACGGCATTCGACTGCCGTTTGCCGTCATCAATGGCCAAGAGCTGCCGCCAATTCCAAGCTCCTTTCAATGCCCAGCAGGGTCAACCGTTGACGTGAGCAACTTCCCGCAGCCTGGCGAAGGCTCATACGTGGTCATGCCGCGAGATGGCGGAATTGTGCCCGATGGCTGGCTGCTTGGACCACGAGACGGCCTAGGTCTAACGCGAGATGAAGTGCGCCGCATTATCCAGCAGGCGGTGGAACGCGCCGAACGCACGCGGGCGGCTATCCGGCTGCCAGCCGGCAGTCGCGCCCGATTCGTCATCGCTGTGGGTGACGTGAGCGGAAGGATGCTCGGCGTCTTTCGCATGGCGGACGCTACTGTGTTCAGCATTGACGTAGCGGTGACCAAAGCGCGTAATGTCGTCTATTTCAGCAGCAGCTCTGTTGACCCACGTGATATGCCCGGCGTTCCACCCGGCACAGCCGTGACCAATCGGACCATCAGCTTTGGCGCGCAACCCTTATACCCACCGGGCATTGGTCCGGGTCGCGGTCCGTTTGATCCGACCGCCGCTGGCCCGTTCTTCGACCTCTATCAACGCGATACGAATTCGCTTTGCACGCAAGGCCATCAACCACCCAACGCCAGTCAGAGCGGCGTGGTCTTCTTTCCCGGCGCCGTCCCGCTTTACCGCGATGGCCAGCTCATTGGCGGCCTCGGCATCAGCGGCGATGGCGTTGAACAAGATGACTATGTGGCGGCAGCCGGCGCCGTAGGCTTTGAGCCTCCTGCGCAGATTCGCGCCGACAACGTGATCGTGCGCGGCGTCCGATTGCCCTATCTGAAATTTCCACGCAATCCTGAAAGGTGA
- a CDS encoding 3',5'-cyclic-nucleotide phosphodiesterase, with protein MTMQVKLLASHCADPAHLQPLTTFLVNDQLAIDAGSLGIALPLDQQRLIRHVVITHAHSDHTGALPIFMAEVFPFLDSPVVIHAIEHAIQSLQRHIFNDAIWPDFHQIALINGKGPSLIYHTISPGIPFEVHGLRITPVAMNHTVPCVGLIVEDGAHAVIFTSDTYHTDEIWQLANQLENLRAIFVDVSYPNEHEQLAAVSKHLTPQSLDAELNKLTRPTDVYAVHLKPQFRQQVIEQLARLNRPRVFVAEINRQYSW; from the coding sequence ATGACGATGCAAGTCAAACTCCTGGCCAGTCATTGCGCAGACCCGGCTCATCTTCAGCCGCTGACCACATTTTTGGTTAACGACCAACTGGCCATTGACGCCGGCAGCCTCGGCATTGCGCTGCCGCTTGATCAACAACGCCTCATCCGTCACGTCGTTATCACACACGCGCATAGCGATCACACAGGGGCGCTCCCGATTTTCATGGCCGAAGTCTTTCCCTTTTTGGATAGCCCGGTGGTCATTCACGCCATTGAGCATGCGATTCAGTCTCTCCAGCGACATATTTTCAATGACGCCATCTGGCCTGACTTTCATCAGATTGCGTTGATCAATGGCAAAGGCCCATCGTTGATCTATCACACGATCAGCCCCGGCATTCCGTTCGAGGTTCATGGATTGCGTATCACGCCGGTCGCTATGAATCACACGGTCCCGTGCGTCGGCCTCATCGTCGAGGACGGAGCGCATGCCGTCATCTTCACGTCTGACACGTATCACACGGATGAAATTTGGCAGCTCGCCAACCAACTGGAGAACCTGCGAGCTATCTTCGTTGATGTCTCGTATCCCAACGAGCACGAGCAACTGGCGGCTGTCTCAAAGCACTTGACGCCGCAGTCGCTTGACGCAGAGTTGAATAAACTGACACGCCCAACCGATGTCTATGCCGTGCACCTGAAACCACAGTTTCGTCAACAAGTGATCGAGCAGTTGGCCCGATTGAACCGACCTCGCGTGTTCGTGGCCGAGATCAATCGCCAATACTCTTGGTGA